The Solibacillus sp. FSL R7-0682 genome includes a window with the following:
- a CDS encoding dynamin family protein, translating into MSSFDGKIQQLLQQSALQYIIYKENEDSERVEKLNLFARKLLQKEFVIGFAGHFSAGKSSMINALSGENILAASPIPTSANIVKVHKSEEDFAIVYMHNEKPVKFSAGFDIKQVKELSKNGELVSQIEIGHSKSSLPLGVTVMDTPGVDSTDDAHAMSTESALHIADMVFYTMDYNHVQSELNFQFTKQLMKYNPNVYLIVNQIDKHRDAELSFDEFKQSVHNSFAAWGVYPKDIFFTSLRDKDLPNNDFDKVKKIVMDSMNDWQEQLILTAENTLTKLQHEHENYLVEEKQDRFETYAELVTEDDWTNRFDIIEQYEKLTRQTELFSFEQWDKLFDENRKELLANAAIMPSDVREKLRAYLESQQDDFKVGGFFTAKKKTVEERERRTEEVFEAFKHVVNSQIAGHMKALMKTALKDVGALTDERAAAIDAKQFGMPFSVIEGQLQKSTVITGDAVLNFANRVSEAAKRYFIQETDAWKLEQKSVLEQVATEVSAPVKLKINAMSDKVQAIQHILQIEKFEAFSQKLMTQVSNELRAESKIHLEKWTRDHEQALKDIRPFEESMLQPKEEIIVEQTEQIVDKIGSGLSAENVIQKALKTAEVVSDVHGFKEVASFLTKKVERLKKRDFTIALFGAFSAGKSSFSNALMGERVLPVSPNPTTAAINKIRPVTPEHPHETADVHLKNEAQLLEDIQGSYAAIGLQVQSLQEAFDRAKEGLAVQLTDERLNVHKSFIRAYSEGYETFITKLGTTIRVERHDFEKFVAQENRSCFVDNIDFYFDSPLTRMGVTLVDTPGADSINARHTGVAFDYIRNADAILFITYYNHAFAKADREFLIQLGRVKDAFELDKMFFVVNAIDLASTMEEEEEVKGYVRSELQRFGIRFPRLYGVSSLLALKEKQEQKEHDSGLAPFEDAFHHFLNDELMGIAVQALQEEVDKTEARLHDLIVQTEENLKRKDERLDELSQLEKHVRGKFQATQTAMTESETKQELEELLYYVLQRVYYRYPDFFRESYNPSTFAQMPAQAALETALKEVLQALSFDFAQELRVTNFRLAQFIEKKMKERFKEEARELKELNPSFAFIAYEGTEPKLMDYTGPFNDASPYTGVKSHFKNVKSFFEKDDKMQLRDALEQLTKPDAQKYLNNEKTKLIEWATSFISIEAEGLRQHLLEQAIEQIATERLLLQEESRLAIWKEIYAKLKA; encoded by the coding sequence ATGAGTTCATTTGATGGAAAAATTCAACAGCTATTACAGCAATCAGCTTTACAATACATAATTTATAAAGAAAACGAAGATTCAGAACGTGTTGAAAAGCTAAATTTATTTGCAAGAAAATTATTACAAAAGGAATTTGTTATTGGCTTTGCAGGGCATTTCTCCGCTGGTAAATCGAGCATGATTAATGCACTCTCTGGTGAGAATATTTTAGCTGCAAGTCCAATTCCAACAAGTGCAAATATCGTAAAAGTGCATAAATCAGAAGAGGATTTTGCAATCGTTTACATGCACAATGAAAAACCAGTAAAATTCTCTGCGGGATTTGATATAAAACAAGTAAAAGAGTTAAGTAAGAATGGTGAGCTTGTATCTCAAATTGAGATTGGACATAGCAAATCAAGTCTTCCTCTTGGCGTTACGGTAATGGATACACCAGGTGTAGACTCGACGGATGATGCCCATGCAATGAGTACTGAGTCAGCACTTCATATTGCAGATATGGTGTTCTATACGATGGATTATAACCATGTCCAATCAGAACTGAATTTCCAATTTACAAAGCAATTAATGAAATACAATCCGAATGTTTATTTAATCGTCAATCAAATTGATAAGCACCGTGATGCGGAATTATCCTTTGATGAATTTAAGCAATCCGTGCATAACTCTTTTGCAGCATGGGGTGTGTATCCGAAAGATATTTTCTTTACTTCTTTACGCGACAAAGATTTACCGAACAATGACTTTGATAAAGTAAAAAAAATTGTAATGGATTCTATGAATGACTGGCAGGAACAATTGATTTTAACTGCGGAGAATACATTAACAAAACTTCAACATGAGCATGAAAACTATTTAGTAGAAGAAAAGCAAGATCGTTTTGAAACATATGCAGAGTTAGTAACAGAGGATGACTGGACAAATCGATTTGACATTATAGAGCAGTATGAAAAATTAACACGACAAACAGAGTTGTTCTCGTTCGAACAGTGGGATAAATTATTCGATGAAAATCGAAAAGAACTTCTTGCGAATGCTGCCATTATGCCATCTGATGTACGCGAAAAATTACGTGCCTATTTAGAAAGTCAGCAGGATGACTTTAAAGTAGGTGGTTTCTTTACTGCGAAAAAGAAAACGGTCGAAGAGCGTGAACGACGTACTGAAGAAGTATTTGAAGCGTTTAAGCATGTAGTGAACTCACAAATTGCTGGGCATATGAAAGCACTTATGAAGACGGCATTAAAGGATGTAGGTGCGCTTACAGATGAGCGTGCGGCAGCAATTGATGCGAAGCAGTTTGGCATGCCATTTAGTGTGATAGAGGGGCAATTGCAAAAAAGTACAGTCATTACAGGTGATGCGGTATTAAACTTTGCAAACCGTGTTTCTGAGGCGGCGAAGCGTTACTTTATCCAGGAAACAGATGCATGGAAACTAGAGCAAAAGAGCGTATTAGAGCAAGTTGCAACAGAAGTTTCAGCACCAGTGAAATTAAAAATCAATGCTATGTCTGACAAAGTACAAGCAATTCAGCATATTTTACAAATTGAAAAGTTTGAAGCATTTAGCCAAAAACTTATGACACAAGTATCCAATGAATTACGTGCAGAATCAAAAATTCATTTAGAAAAATGGACGCGAGATCATGAACAAGCATTAAAAGATATACGACCATTTGAAGAATCAATGTTACAGCCAAAAGAAGAAATAATTGTAGAGCAAACAGAACAAATCGTAGATAAGATTGGTTCTGGCTTAAGCGCGGAGAACGTTATTCAAAAGGCATTAAAAACAGCAGAAGTTGTCAGTGATGTCCATGGCTTTAAAGAGGTGGCAAGCTTCTTAACGAAAAAAGTGGAACGGCTAAAGAAACGTGATTTTACAATTGCATTATTCGGTGCGTTTAGTGCTGGAAAATCCAGCTTTTCGAATGCGCTAATGGGAGAGCGAGTATTACCCGTTTCACCAAACCCGACTACTGCAGCGATTAATAAAATCCGTCCCGTTACACCAGAGCATCCACATGAGACGGCTGATGTCCATTTAAAGAACGAAGCGCAATTATTAGAAGATATTCAAGGCTCTTATGCAGCAATTGGCTTACAAGTACAATCATTGCAAGAAGCATTTGATCGTGCAAAGGAAGGGCTAGCTGTTCAGTTAACAGATGAGCGATTGAATGTGCATAAATCTTTTATTCGAGCATATTCTGAAGGCTATGAAACCTTTATTACAAAATTAGGCACAACAATCCGTGTAGAACGCCATGATTTTGAAAAATTTGTTGCACAAGAAAATCGTTCTTGCTTCGTAGATAATATTGATTTCTACTTCGATTCTCCATTAACTCGAATGGGTGTAACTTTAGTAGATACACCAGGAGCAGATTCGATTAATGCACGCCATACAGGTGTTGCCTTTGATTATATTCGTAATGCGGATGCGATTCTTTTCATCACGTATTACAACCATGCATTTGCGAAGGCAGACCGTGAGTTCTTAATTCAATTAGGACGTGTGAAAGATGCGTTTGAATTGGATAAAATGTTCTTCGTTGTAAATGCAATTGACTTAGCATCGACAATGGAAGAAGAGGAAGAAGTTAAGGGCTATGTACGCTCGGAATTACAACGCTTTGGGATTCGCTTCCCGCGTTTATACGGTGTATCAAGTCTACTCGCATTAAAAGAAAAGCAAGAGCAAAAAGAGCATGACTCTGGTTTGGCGCCATTTGAAGATGCATTCCATCACTTCTTAAATGATGAGCTTATGGGGATTGCGGTACAGGCGTTACAAGAAGAAGTAGACAAAACAGAAGCTCGTTTGCATGATTTAATTGTCCAAACCGAAGAAAACTTAAAGCGTAAAGATGAGCGTTTAGACGAGTTGTCCCAATTAGAGAAGCATGTGCGAGGGAAATTCCAAGCAACACAAACAGCTATGACTGAAAGTGAAACAAAGCAAGAGTTAGAAGAATTACTCTATTACGTTTTACAACGTGTGTATTATCGTTATCCAGACTTCTTCCGTGAAAGCTATAACCCATCGACTTTTGCTCAAATGCCAGCACAAGCTGCTTTAGAAACGGCGTTGAAGGAAGTATTGCAAGCATTAAGCTTTGACTTTGCACAAGAATTACGTGTAACGAATTTCCGTTTAGCGCAGTTTATTGAAAAGAAAATGAAGGAGCGCTTTAAGGAAGAAGCTCGTGAATTAAAAGAACTAAACCCAAGCTTTGCATTTATTGCCTATGAGGGAACTGAGCCTAAGCTAATGGATTACACAGGTCCATTTAATGACGCTTCACCTTATACAGGCGTTAAATCACACTTCAAAAATGTTAAATCATTCTTTGAAAAAGATGATAAAATGCAGCTTCGTGATGCACTAGAACAATTAACAAAACCCGATGCCCAAAAGTATTTAAATAATGAAAAAACAAAATTAATTGAATGGGCAACAAGCTTTATCTCAATTGAAGCAGAAGGGTTGCGACAACATTTGCTTGAGCAAGCAATTGAGCAAATTGCAACAGAGCGTTTATTATTACAAGAAGAGAGTCGATTAGCAATTTGGAAAGAGATCTATGCGAAATTAAAAGCATAA
- a CDS encoding alpha/beta fold hydrolase, translating to MVNIRTRNHVNIIGQGEQVVMLAHGFGCDQKMWQHILSNFLEDYRIILFDYVGSGQSDLNAYSSQKYKDLKGYAQDVIDIIQDLNLENIIFIGHSVSSMIGAIAAIEYPEYFSKMIMVGPSPCYLNDGEYKGGFEREDIEGLLEMMEMNFTGWASYMAPIAMDEQSDHQLTKKLEYSFASSNPRVGREFAEVTFYSDYRKAIRNLEIPTLILQCSNDSIVPIEVGHFLHKQIKNSKLVIMDVRGHYPHVSQPIQTANIIKQYLHQV from the coding sequence ATGGTTAATATTCGTACGCGAAATCATGTCAACATTATTGGTCAAGGAGAGCAAGTAGTAATGTTAGCTCATGGATTTGGTTGCGATCAAAAAATGTGGCAGCATATTTTATCAAATTTTTTAGAAGATTACCGAATAATTTTATTTGATTATGTTGGGTCTGGTCAGTCTGATTTAAATGCTTATAGCTCGCAGAAATACAAAGACTTGAAGGGCTATGCACAAGATGTTATTGATATTATTCAAGATTTGAATTTGGAAAATATAATTTTTATTGGACATTCGGTCAGTTCGATGATTGGTGCTATTGCAGCAATTGAGTATCCTGAATATTTTTCTAAAATGATTATGGTAGGTCCATCACCTTGCTATTTAAATGATGGAGAGTATAAAGGTGGATTTGAACGAGAAGATATTGAAGGCTTATTAGAAATGATGGAAATGAACTTTACTGGTTGGGCGAGCTATATGGCACCAATCGCAATGGATGAACAAAGTGATCACCAACTAACGAAGAAATTAGAATATAGTTTTGCTTCTTCAAATCCTCGTGTAGGACGTGAATTTGCCGAAGTAACTTTTTATAGTGATTATAGAAAGGCAATAAGAAATCTAGAAATTCCGACATTAATATTACAGTGTTCAAACGATAGTATTGTACCAATTGAAGTGGGGCATTTCTTACATAAACAAATAAAAAATAGTAAACTTGTTATTATGGATGTTCGGGGACATTATCCACATGTAAGTCAGCCAATACAAACAGCAAATATTATTAAACAATATTTACATCAAGTTTAG
- a CDS encoding chemotaxis protein CheX: MSNSKHIQTILNGTINSLKTILPMNIDVSTPTIEPEPYIQKEMGVLIGLVGDLKGRIIIDGSPEIFSAVGSAMFGMPLEGPMLESFTGELGNMIAGNLCTFVGQDNLELDITPPTVMVGNTKLYGFQQAFKIPAIIEGAGDIFILYTIDNEEE, encoded by the coding sequence TTGAGTAATTCAAAGCATATACAGACAATTTTAAATGGGACTATCAATTCATTAAAAACGATATTACCGATGAATATAGATGTTTCAACTCCGACAATCGAACCAGAACCCTACATACAGAAAGAGATGGGTGTGCTAATTGGACTAGTTGGTGATTTAAAAGGAAGAATCATTATAGATGGCTCCCCTGAAATTTTTAGTGCAGTTGGTTCAGCGATGTTCGGCATGCCCCTCGAAGGTCCAATGCTAGAATCATTCACAGGTGAATTAGGCAATATGATCGCTGGTAATCTTTGTACATTTGTTGGACAGGACAACCTCGAACTTGATATTACGCCACCAACTGTAATGGTTGGGAATACTAAGCTTTACGGCTTCCAGCAAGCGTTTAAAATTCCAGCAATTATTGAAGGTGCTGGCGACATTTTTATTTTATATACAATTGATAACGAAGAAGAATAG
- a CDS encoding cytochrome B5 has product MHLHKYEKWWLVFGCGTLVAFLIILGIGAFHNGTHPNNSKKTINYEKVNEIAPFNNPGIHKVKGKEWDYEVVIVASAFYYDPPVIEVPLGAKVKFIATTKDVIHGFQAAGTNINMMLEPGYISEYVAEMNQAGEYLIVCNEYCGTGHTAMHSMLKVVDENATESH; this is encoded by the coding sequence ATGCACTTACACAAATATGAAAAGTGGTGGCTCGTATTTGGATGCGGAACATTAGTCGCATTTTTAATTATTTTAGGTATCGGCGCATTCCATAACGGCACTCACCCAAACAATTCGAAGAAAACGATTAATTATGAAAAAGTGAATGAGATCGCACCATTTAATAATCCGGGTATACATAAAGTAAAAGGAAAAGAATGGGATTATGAAGTAGTTATTGTCGCATCGGCTTTCTACTATGATCCTCCAGTAATTGAAGTACCACTTGGTGCAAAAGTGAAATTTATCGCAACAACGAAAGATGTCATTCATGGCTTCCAAGCAGCAGGTACAAATATCAACATGATGTTAGAGCCAGGTTATATTTCTGAATATGTGGCAGAAATGAACCAAGCTGGTGAGTATTTAATTGTATGTAATGAGTATTGTGGTACTGGACATACTGCAATGCATTCTATGTTAAAGGTGGTGGATGAAAATGCAACAGAAAGTCATTAA
- a CDS encoding b(o/a)3-type cytochrome-c oxidase subunit 1, translated as MQQKVIKNVDTKDAKLVMAHIYVAFFALLLGGLAGLLQVLVRSGEFTIPGGIKIGYYQVLTVHGILLGLILTTFFILGFQIAAVSRTAGPLTNLQRKLGWIGFWTMTIGTAMAAVMVLLNKATVLYTFYAPLKAHWIFYLGLTLVVVGSWLLCGTQIMKYYQWKKENPGQTTPLLTFMAFVNSILWITCSLGVAVEVLFQLLPWSLGLIARIDVLLTRTLFWYFGHALVYFWLLPAYMAWYVIVPKIIGAKIFSDSLARLSFILFLLFSFPVGLHHQLTEPGIDGFWKFIQVTLTFFVIIPSLMTAFSLFATFELRGRELGSKGILGWFKKLPWGDSRFLLPFIGMVAFIPGGAGGIVNASYQMNQLVHNTIWVTGHFHLTVATAVVLTFFGVAFWLIPHLTGRVLTPALNKLGIYVGVLWAIGMGIMSLSMHLAGLLGAPRRSDYSEYGGATQAMDWIPYSIAQAVGGTILFVAIIIITYMVVQLAFFAPKGHEEFPVAEVAPGAQKTPAILENFKLWGVIVVALIIFAYTIPIIEIVTNSPLGSTGFTPW; from the coding sequence ATGCAACAGAAAGTCATTAAAAATGTAGATACGAAAGACGCGAAGCTTGTAATGGCACATATTTATGTTGCATTTTTCGCATTACTACTTGGTGGGTTAGCCGGTTTACTTCAAGTTTTAGTTCGCTCTGGTGAATTTACTATTCCAGGTGGCATTAAAATTGGTTATTATCAAGTGCTAACCGTTCACGGTATACTTCTTGGATTAATTTTAACGACATTTTTTATTTTAGGATTCCAAATTGCAGCAGTAAGTCGAACTGCTGGACCATTAACAAATTTACAACGTAAGTTAGGCTGGATTGGTTTTTGGACCATGACTATTGGTACTGCAATGGCTGCTGTCATGGTATTACTTAATAAAGCTACAGTACTTTACACTTTTTATGCGCCTTTAAAGGCCCATTGGATTTTCTACTTAGGTTTAACGTTAGTTGTTGTTGGTTCATGGCTATTATGTGGTACTCAAATTATGAAATACTACCAATGGAAAAAAGAAAATCCAGGGCAAACAACACCGTTATTAACTTTTATGGCATTTGTCAATTCGATACTTTGGATTACGTGTTCTCTAGGGGTTGCAGTTGAAGTATTATTCCAACTTTTACCGTGGTCACTAGGATTAATTGCTCGTATAGATGTCTTATTAACGCGTACATTATTCTGGTATTTCGGGCATGCATTAGTATATTTCTGGTTATTACCAGCATATATGGCTTGGTATGTCATTGTACCAAAAATTATTGGAGCGAAAATCTTCTCTGATTCATTAGCACGTTTATCATTTATTTTATTTTTATTATTCTCATTCCCAGTTGGACTTCATCATCAGTTAACAGAACCTGGTATTGATGGCTTCTGGAAATTCATTCAAGTTACGTTAACATTCTTTGTTATCATTCCTTCGTTAATGACGGCATTTTCCTTGTTTGCGACGTTTGAATTGCGTGGACGAGAGCTCGGTAGTAAAGGGATTTTAGGTTGGTTCAAAAAGCTTCCATGGGGTGATTCACGTTTCTTATTACCGTTTATCGGAATGGTAGCTTTTATACCTGGGGGTGCTGGTGGTATCGTCAACGCTTCTTACCAAATGAACCAATTAGTTCATAATACGATTTGGGTAACAGGGCACTTCCATTTAACGGTCGCGACTGCAGTTGTATTAACATTTTTTGGGGTAGCTTTCTGGCTAATTCCCCATTTAACTGGTCGTGTCTTAACACCAGCTTTAAATAAACTTGGCATTTATGTGGGCGTTCTGTGGGCGATTGGTATGGGAATAATGTCCTTATCGATGCACCTTGCAGGGTTATTAGGCGCACCAAGACGCTCTGATTATTCAGAATATGGTGGTGCTACTCAGGCCATGGATTGGATTCCTTATTCTATCGCACAAGCAGTGGGAGGGACGATTTTATTCGTAGCAATTATAATCATTACGTACATGGTCGTTCAATTAGCATTCTTTGCTCCAAAAGGGCATGAAGAATTCCCAGTAGCTGAAGTTGCTCCAGGTGCTCAAAAAACACCGGCTATTTTAGAGAATTTTAAGCTTTGGGGCGTTATCGTAGTCGCATTAATCATATTTGCCTACACAATCCCTATTATCGAAATCGTAACAAACTCACCACTTGGCTCAACAGGATTTACGCCGTGGTAA
- a CDS encoding GNAT family N-acetyltransferase has product MILELNKTEFYKCKDLLPDKGHLEARAIIHGVNPGRIFVDDNNHPTTGFIWLGNNDGFHFIGDENNEGFNTKLDHFIEAFIKPEAKKVGLTWFEAIGTHNKWYETLEKTFHHRKLSNWNQRVYTLKKSNFKGNEAFPDEQDYQIVKMSEALFYNIDQTIQNIEFLHAKLSEFWSSTRSFFDEGIGYCIIHKNEIVSVCFSGFVFENVHCIDIETLKEHQGKKLAQKVASTYVEDCLTHNLVPYWDCMESNKPSIAVAENLGFTNTFNYKGYEFPID; this is encoded by the coding sequence TTGATTTTGGAATTAAATAAAACAGAATTTTATAAATGTAAAGACTTATTACCCGATAAAGGGCATTTAGAAGCGAGAGCTATCATTCACGGAGTAAACCCAGGCCGTATTTTTGTAGATGACAATAATCACCCGACTACCGGGTTTATTTGGCTAGGGAATAACGATGGGTTTCACTTTATTGGCGATGAAAATAATGAAGGCTTTAATACGAAATTAGATCATTTTATTGAGGCATTCATTAAACCTGAGGCAAAAAAGGTTGGGTTAACTTGGTTTGAGGCAATAGGAACTCATAATAAATGGTACGAAACACTTGAAAAAACGTTTCATCACCGTAAATTAAGTAATTGGAATCAACGGGTTTATACATTAAAAAAAAGCAATTTTAAAGGTAACGAGGCATTTCCTGATGAACAAGACTATCAGATTGTAAAAATGAGTGAAGCGCTTTTTTATAATATTGATCAAACAATTCAAAACATTGAGTTTTTGCATGCTAAACTATCAGAATTTTGGTCTTCAACAAGAAGTTTCTTTGATGAAGGGATTGGCTACTGTATCATCCACAAAAATGAAATTGTAAGCGTATGTTTTTCAGGATTTGTCTTTGAAAACGTTCACTGTATAGATATTGAAACTTTAAAAGAACACCAAGGGAAGAAGTTAGCTCAAAAAGTGGCTTCGACTTATGTGGAAGATTGCTTGACTCATAATCTTGTACCCTATTGGGATTGTATGGAGTCTAACAAGCCTTCCATTGCAGTTGCAGAAAACTTAGGGTTTACAAATACTTTTAACTATAAAGGATATGAATTTCCAATAGACTAA
- a CDS encoding ATP-dependent DNA helicase — translation MRKSLPFDLSKEKSFFDSLGDWMGDVLYDELPEKGFECRDEQIFMAYQIEQALKEKNVLFAEAGVGTGKTIAYLLPAVSYARYTGKPALIACADETLIDQLVKEGGDIHKLRDVLGLEIDVRLAKSRDQYLCLKRFEEAEKTETEEWIDDIAFSIPDGVYAQGSMIAVQPYGERSDYSAVSDEDWQKVNYNSIMQCAVCDLRNRCGQTLHRAHYRKSTDLIICSQDFLMEHLATKESREREGQLPLLPEVSMIVLDEGHLLEYAAQKALTYKVQAYTIVELLERLMVDGVRERTLYAMEHLQDHHELFFDQLREDVVPSEEERKRIKKSERLIALGNRVVADVEQLLEEFVFESELYMIPEYELNMAEEFLEHYAAAIRIFVAQGDAVDWLEDTDGEETLVIMPRLITDVLSETLFSKKMPIVFSSATLSVKKDFSYIASSLGIEKYQSFSVPSPFDYEEVMKIYLHELKQNEKVVKVEQLLKDGEKTLILFKSKQAMNGFKSKLSLMTRLNVAFEGDRELSAIVRDFQNGDIKTLCSYHLWEGLDLPEEALTRVIIFDLPFPPHDPLFDAKRSFAQNPFEEVELPFMQLRLQQGMGRLIRTSNDHGDIHILLNEEEAKVKPNFIDILAVEPQ, via the coding sequence TTGAGAAAATCTTTACCATTTGATTTATCAAAAGAAAAGTCATTTTTCGATTCGCTTGGCGATTGGATGGGTGACGTTTTATATGACGAACTACCAGAAAAAGGTTTTGAATGCCGTGATGAGCAAATATTTATGGCTTATCAAATTGAACAAGCATTAAAAGAAAAAAATGTTTTGTTTGCAGAGGCAGGTGTTGGTACGGGTAAAACAATTGCATACCTTTTACCGGCTGTATCTTATGCACGCTATACAGGCAAGCCTGCATTAATCGCATGTGCAGATGAAACATTAATTGATCAGCTTGTAAAAGAGGGCGGCGATATTCATAAATTACGTGATGTATTAGGTTTAGAAATCGACGTTCGTCTAGCAAAATCACGGGATCAATATTTATGTTTAAAGCGTTTTGAAGAGGCAGAAAAGACGGAAACAGAAGAGTGGATTGACGATATTGCTTTTTCTATTCCAGACGGCGTCTATGCACAAGGGAGTATGATTGCCGTACAGCCATATGGAGAACGTTCGGATTATTCAGCAGTGAGCGATGAAGATTGGCAAAAGGTGAATTATAACTCAATTATGCAATGTGCTGTTTGTGATTTACGCAACCGTTGTGGACAAACATTGCACCGTGCACATTATCGTAAATCTACAGACTTAATTATTTGTTCACAGGATTTCTTAATGGAGCATTTAGCGACGAAGGAATCTCGTGAACGTGAAGGACAATTACCATTACTTCCAGAAGTATCGATGATAGTATTAGATGAAGGACATCTACTAGAATATGCAGCACAAAAAGCGTTAACATATAAAGTACAAGCCTACACAATTGTTGAGTTGTTAGAGCGTCTAATGGTAGATGGTGTTCGTGAGCGTACACTATATGCAATGGAACATTTACAAGACCATCATGAACTATTTTTTGATCAATTACGTGAAGATGTAGTACCGTCAGAAGAAGAGCGAAAACGCATTAAAAAATCAGAGCGATTAATTGCTTTAGGGAATCGGGTTGTTGCTGATGTAGAGCAACTATTAGAAGAGTTTGTATTCGAGTCAGAGCTTTATATGATTCCAGAGTATGAATTAAATATGGCGGAAGAATTTTTAGAGCACTATGCAGCAGCGATTCGCATTTTTGTTGCGCAAGGTGATGCGGTAGATTGGTTAGAGGATACAGATGGAGAAGAGACATTAGTTATAATGCCACGCTTAATAACAGATGTATTATCTGAAACTTTATTCTCGAAAAAAATGCCAATTGTTTTCTCATCTGCAACATTATCAGTGAAAAAGGACTTTAGCTATATCGCATCAAGTTTAGGGATTGAAAAATATCAGAGCTTTAGCGTGCCATCACCATTTGATTATGAGGAAGTAATGAAAATTTACTTGCATGAATTAAAACAGAATGAAAAGGTAGTAAAAGTAGAGCAGCTACTAAAAGATGGTGAAAAAACATTAATTCTATTTAAATCAAAGCAAGCTATGAATGGCTTTAAATCAAAGCTTAGTCTAATGACACGCCTAAACGTTGCCTTTGAAGGGGACCGTGAGCTATCAGCAATCGTACGTGATTTCCAAAACGGAGATATTAAAACCTTATGCTCATATCATCTATGGGAAGGTTTAGATTTACCAGAGGAAGCTTTAACACGTGTCATTATTTTCGATTTACCATTCCCACCACATGATCCATTATTTGATGCAAAGCGTTCCTTTGCACAAAATCCATTTGAAGAGGTAGAGCTACCATTTATGCAGCTACGTCTACAGCAAGGAATGGGTCGATTAATTCGTACATCAAATGACCATGGTGATATCCATATTTTATTAAATGAAGAAGAAGCAAAGGTTAAGCCAAACTTCATCGACATTTTAGCCGTAGAGCCACAATAA
- a CDS encoding THUMP domain-containing class I SAM-dependent RNA methyltransferase, whose amino-acid sequence MTKFQLVATAAMGLEAIVADEVRALGYETRVDNGKVYFEGDELAIARTNLWLRVADRVKIVVAEFPAHTFDQLFEGVKAVQWEKYLPVDASFPVSGKSVKSKLFSVPDCQAITKKAIVERMKLAYKRLGFLDESGPTFKIEISILKDVATLTIDTSGVGLHKRGYRTSQGEAPLKETLAAALVKISKWSPSRPFVDPFCGSGTIALEAAMIGQNIAPGYNREFISESWPWMKQVVWDKARDEADSLANYDQELTIIGTDIDHRMVSIAQENAMEAGFGDMITFKQMQATDFTTKLTDGVIVTNPPYGERIGELEEIEKMLRQFGQVMQNYPTWSVYMLSSMEDLEVHYGRKATKKRKLFNGFIRTDFYQYWGQKSKRDQ is encoded by the coding sequence ATGACAAAATTTCAATTAGTCGCAACAGCTGCAATGGGATTAGAAGCCATTGTTGCCGATGAAGTGCGCGCATTAGGTTATGAAACACGTGTTGACAACGGCAAAGTGTATTTTGAAGGGGACGAGCTAGCAATTGCACGTACGAATCTTTGGTTACGCGTAGCGGATCGTGTTAAAATCGTTGTTGCTGAGTTTCCAGCACATACATTTGATCAATTATTTGAAGGGGTAAAAGCAGTACAGTGGGAAAAGTATTTACCAGTAGATGCTTCTTTCCCGGTATCAGGTAAATCGGTCAAATCGAAATTATTTAGTGTACCAGATTGCCAAGCAATTACGAAAAAGGCAATTGTGGAGCGCATGAAACTTGCATACAAACGTCTTGGCTTTTTAGATGAATCGGGTCCTACATTTAAAATTGAAATATCGATTTTAAAAGATGTGGCAACATTAACCATTGATACGTCTGGCGTCGGTCTACATAAACGTGGATACCGTACGAGCCAAGGGGAAGCACCGTTAAAAGAAACATTAGCTGCTGCATTAGTGAAAATTTCAAAATGGTCACCAAGTCGTCCATTTGTAGATCCATTCTGCGGTTCAGGCACAATTGCATTAGAGGCTGCAATGATTGGTCAAAATATCGCACCAGGCTATAACCGTGAGTTTATTTCAGAATCATGGCCTTGGATGAAGCAGGTGGTTTGGGACAAAGCACGTGATGAAGCAGATTCACTAGCTAATTATGATCAAGAATTAACAATTATCGGAACGGATATTGATCATCGCATGGTTTCAATTGCACAAGAAAATGCAATGGAAGCAGGCTTTGGTGATATGATCACATTTAAGCAAATGCAAGCGACTGATTTTACTACGAAGTTAACAGATGGTGTTATTGTAACAAACCCTCCGTACGGTGAGCGTATCGGTGAACTTGAAGAAATCGAAAAAATGCTACGCCAATTTGGACAAGTTATGCAAAACTATCCAACTTGGTCAGTTTACATGCTTTCTTCAATGGAAGATTTAGAAGTGCATTACGGAAGAAAAGCAACGAAAAAACGCAAACTATTTAATGGCTTCATTCGTACAGACTTCTATCAATATTGGGGTCAAAAATCTAAGCGTGATCAATAA